From a single Nicotiana tomentosiformis chromosome 2, ASM39032v3, whole genome shotgun sequence genomic region:
- the LOC138906818 gene encoding uncharacterized protein, giving the protein MTVLKLPLGYSYCEIQKGMRVCDCVNFLVFRVLLLGLLFLLLRSDGYRDMPRFKRLLKKQNSDQSQGTESTPSFLQSTACMPTHPTTSTLATTHLTPSFQPTSQAAPIFQPASQPSQSVHSTSHPAPMDQAASQPTPAVYPESQPSRSVYSTPIDQDSSQPGPTVQASSRKRSWSHWTTEAIEQNIKKLKVKVNEVLNLTCEEHIVVDFDYLDEPFGDARGLLSGFCGILACDCALFPIHYEKWSSLPISYFNRVFDQIIKEIIELALSQSTIDESQILPNDAIVKVLGKEHFGRVRCLGLGPVPNRVFKQVRPRFGGTSSSSTEGSCSSQCQHNHNQMMNAHNQMMNAFKAYMIMKEGIIPEQFAGFFASPSTVSPTTPSDADSEPLLPMDARRSCGDSNSSGNC; this is encoded by the exons ATGACTGTTCTAAAATTGCCATTAGGATACAGTTATTGTGAAATACAGAAGGGCATGCGAGTATGTGACTGTGTGAATTTCTTGGTTTTCAGAGTACTACTTCTAGGACTTCTTTTTTTACTTCTTAGATCTGATGGTTATCGAG ATATGCCAAGGTTCAAGCGTTTGCTGAAAAAGCAAAATTCAGATCAGTCACAAGGTACTGAATCAACACCTTCTTTTCTTCAATCAACGGCATGCATGCCAACACATCCGACCACGTCAACTTTGGCTACAACACATCTGACCCCATCATTTCAGCCCACATCACAGGCGGCTCCAATATTTCAGCCAGCATCACAGCCGTCTCAATCAGTTCACTCAACATCCCATCCAGCTCCAATGGATCAGGCCGCATCACAGCCGACACCGGCAGTTTACCCTGAATCACAGCCATCTCGGTCAGTTTACTCGACTCCAATAGATCAGGACTCATCACAGCCAGGTCCAACAGTTCAGGCCTCATCTAGAAAGCGTTCATGGAGCCATTGGACTACAGAAGCAATAG AACAAAATATCAAGAAACTCAAAGTGAAAGTTAACGAAGTGCTAAATTTAACGTGTGAAGAACATATTGTGGTTGATTTTGATTACCTTGACGAACCATTTGGAGATGCACGCGGCCTTCTTTCAGGCTTTTGTGGAATTTTAGCATGTGACTGCGCTTTATTTCCTATTCACTATGAGAAATGGTCAAGTTTACCTATATCATACTTCAATCGCGTCTTCGATCAAATTATAAAG GAAATAATTGAGTTAGCTTTGAGCCAAAGCACCATAGACGAGTCTCAAATTTTGCCAAATGATGCCATTGTTAAGGTGCTAGGAAAAGAGCACTTTGGAAGGGTGAGGTGTTTGGGATTAGGCCCTGTCCCTAATAGAGTTTTTAAACAAGTAAGACCTCGTTTTGGTGGTACAAGTTCTTCAAGTACTGAAGGTTCATGTTCGTCCCAATGTCAACATAACCATAATCAAATGATGAATGCTCACAATCAAATGATGAACGCTTTCAAGGCATATATGATAATGAAAGAAGGGATTATACCAGAACAGTTTGCGGGGTTCTTTGCTTCTCCTTCGACGGTTTCTCCTACAACG CCAAGTGATGCAGACAGTGAACCCCTTTTGCCAATGGACGCAAGAAGATCATGCGGTGATAGTAATTCTAGTGGCAATTGTTAA